The proteins below are encoded in one region of Sulfitobacter sp. SK012:
- the pyrC gene encoding dihydroorotase → MTLLHFTNAQIIDPEAGTITPGSLTVEDGTITAISANDPAKGTMIDCEGRYLAPGIVDLGVKVCEPGERHKESYRSAGRAAAAGGVTTMITRPDTLPAIDNPETLEFVTRRANEASPVNVIPMAALTKGRQGREMTEIGFLMDAGAAAFTDCDRVVTDTKVFSRALTYARSLGALVIAHPQEPILSAGAAVTSGKFASLRGLPAVSSMAERMGLDRDIALIEMTGAKYHADQITTARALPALERAKRNGLDITAGIGIHHLTLNALDVADYRTFFKLKPPLRDEDDRIAVVEAVASGLIDIICSMHTPQDEESKRLPYEEAASGAVGLQTLLPAALRLVHADMIDLAVLWRALSLNPARRLGLPSGRMSVGAPADLVLFDANAPFVLDRATLLSKSRNTPFDGMRMQGKVRATYVAGREVYKG, encoded by the coding sequence ATGACCCTCCTGCATTTTACCAACGCGCAGATCATCGATCCCGAAGCAGGCACGATCACGCCCGGCAGCCTGACGGTTGAGGACGGCACAATCACCGCGATCAGCGCCAATGATCCCGCCAAAGGAACCATGATCGACTGCGAAGGTCGCTACCTTGCGCCCGGCATCGTCGATCTGGGTGTCAAAGTTTGTGAGCCGGGCGAGCGTCACAAGGAAAGCTACCGCTCCGCGGGCCGCGCCGCAGCGGCAGGCGGCGTGACAACCATGATCACCCGCCCCGACACCTTGCCCGCCATCGACAATCCCGAAACCCTCGAATTTGTCACCCGCCGCGCGAACGAGGCTTCACCGGTTAATGTCATCCCCATGGCCGCTCTGACCAAAGGTCGGCAGGGCCGCGAGATGACCGAAATCGGTTTCTTGATGGATGCTGGGGCCGCCGCCTTTACCGATTGCGACCGCGTGGTCACCGACACCAAAGTGTTCTCGCGCGCCCTCACCTATGCACGCTCACTTGGCGCGCTGGTCATCGCCCACCCCCAAGAGCCGATTCTCAGCGCTGGGGCAGCAGTTACTTCGGGCAAATTCGCCTCGCTCCGGGGCTTGCCCGCTGTGTCGTCCATGGCTGAGCGCATGGGGCTGGACCGCGACATCGCGCTGATCGAAATGACCGGTGCGAAATACCACGCCGATCAGATTACCACCGCCCGCGCCCTGCCTGCGTTGGAACGCGCCAAACGCAATGGCCTCGATATTACGGCGGGTATTGGCATCCACCATCTGACGCTGAATGCGCTGGACGTGGCCGACTACCGCACCTTTTTCAAACTCAAGCCGCCCCTGCGCGACGAAGACGACCGCATCGCTGTGGTTGAGGCTGTCGCGTCTGGCTTGATCGACATCATCTGTTCCATGCACACACCGCAGGACGAGGAATCCAAACGCCTGCCGTATGAAGAAGCCGCCTCCGGGGCAGTTGGCCTGCAAACTCTGCTGCCTGCCGCCTTGCGCTTGGTCCATGCGGATATGATCGATCTTGCCGTGTTGTGGCGCGCATTGTCTTTGAACCCCGCGCGCCGGCTTGGCCTGCCAAGCGGTCGCATGAGTGTTGGTGCTCCCGCTGATCTGGTTTTGTTTGACGCAAACGCGCCCTTTGTCCTCGACCGGGCCACATTGCTGTCAAAATCGCGCAACACGCCGTTTGACGGCATGCGCATGCAAGGTAAAGTGCGCGCGACCTACGTTGCGGGTCGCGAAGTATATAAGGGCTAA
- a CDS encoding aspartate carbamoyltransferase catalytic subunit, translating into MNTTAQITSDPWGDILQRDEKILWQGRPDGGFRMRSGDLSSGIFGVVFTAFSIFWMSQAVKAAGFIWMFGLLFFAAGLRLIYKAVLGDTLRRRHSFYTLTSHRAFIATDMPFKARKLDSYPITADSPLSLQTGTFDTITFAARKRRGKNGTVQTPISFQDIDPGQKVFQMMSRIQKGDAL; encoded by the coding sequence ATGAACACCACCGCCCAGATCACATCCGACCCGTGGGGCGATATTCTGCAAAGGGACGAAAAGATTCTTTGGCAAGGGCGCCCTGATGGGGGATTTCGGATGCGGTCCGGTGATCTCTCCAGCGGGATCTTTGGTGTTGTTTTTACTGCCTTCTCCATTTTTTGGATGTCCCAAGCCGTGAAAGCCGCAGGATTTATTTGGATGTTCGGCCTGCTGTTTTTTGCTGCGGGCCTTCGATTGATCTATAAAGCAGTACTGGGCGACACGCTCCGGCGCCGCCACAGCTTTTACACCCTCACCAGCCACCGCGCGTTCATTGCCACCGATATGCCGTTCAAAGCCCGAAAGCTGGACAGCTATCCAATCACCGCAGATTCCCCCCTCTCCTTACAAACCGGCACTTTCGATACGATCACCTTTGCCGCTCGGAAAAGACGGGGCAAAAACGGGACCGTTCAAACCCCCATCAGCTTTCAGGACATTGACCCCGGCCAAAAGGTGTTCCAGATGATGAGCCGCATACAAAAAGGCGACGCGCTATGA